The following proteins are encoded in a genomic region of Verrucomicrobiota bacterium:
- a CDS encoding ATP phosphoribosyltransferase, translated as MSSKKPVLRLGLPKGSLQDATLEKFAKAGFNIHASGRSYIPYVDDEELQVRLIRAQEISRYVEHGYLDAGITGHDWIVENGSKVHEVGEFIFSKVSRKPTKWVLCVPENSPVKSVKDLQGKRIATEVVRLTRSYLRKHKVKAEVEFSWGATEVKAHELVDAIVEVTETGSSLRANNLRIVDTLLTSTPRLIANHESWKDAWKRRKVETLALLLRGALEAESKVGLKMNIAQKNLAALLASLPALRNPTISQLSQPGWVAVETIIDERVVRELIPQLKAAGAEGIIEYPLNKVVY; from the coding sequence ATGAGCAGCAAGAAGCCCGTCCTCCGCCTCGGCCTGCCCAAGGGCAGCCTGCAGGACGCCACACTCGAGAAGTTCGCCAAGGCCGGATTCAACATCCACGCCAGCGGACGCTCCTACATCCCCTACGTGGACGACGAGGAGCTGCAAGTCCGCCTGATTCGCGCGCAGGAAATCAGCCGATACGTCGAGCACGGCTACCTCGACGCGGGCATCACCGGGCACGACTGGATCGTCGAAAACGGCTCCAAGGTCCATGAGGTCGGCGAGTTCATCTTCAGCAAGGTCAGCCGCAAGCCGACGAAGTGGGTGCTGTGCGTCCCGGAGAATTCGCCGGTCAAGTCCGTGAAGGATCTCCAAGGCAAGCGCATCGCCACCGAGGTCGTGCGGCTCACGCGCAGCTATCTGCGCAAGCACAAGGTCAAGGCCGAGGTCGAGTTCTCGTGGGGCGCGACCGAGGTGAAGGCGCACGAGCTTGTGGACGCCATCGTCGAGGTCACGGAGACCGGGTCGTCGCTTCGCGCGAACAACCTGCGCATCGTGGACACGCTGCTGACCTCCACGCCGCGGCTCATCGCCAACCACGAATCGTGGAAAGACGCGTGGAAGCGGCGCAAGGTCGAGACGCTCGCGCTGCTGCTGCGCGGCGCGCTCGAGGCCGAGTCGAAGGTCGGGCTGAAGATGAACATCGCGCAGAAGAACCTCGCCGCGCTGCTCGCGAGCCTGCCCGCGCTGCGCAACCCGACCATCTCGCAGTTGAGCCAGCCCGGCTGGGTCGCCGTCGAGACGATCATCGACGAGCGGGTCGTGCGCGAACTCATCCCGCAGCTCAAGGCGGCGGGCGCGGAAGGAATCATTGAGTATCCTCTGAACAAGGTAGTATATTGA
- a CDS encoding AURKAIP1/COX24 domain-containing protein — translation MGSLKKRRKAKINKHKRRKKLRQHRHKKRTWQK, via the coding sequence ATGGGTTCACTGAAGAAACGCCGCAAGGCGAAGATCAACAAACACAAGCGGCGGAAGAAGCTCCGCCAGCATCGTCACAAGAAGCGCACCTGGCAGAAGTAG
- a CDS encoding tetratricopeptide repeat protein: protein MPMRRPIQSTCTALACALALWCGCASPGPADSSGASGAAMPAARQAAKAKPAPAPATAGPSIAEQIEQRAQALAHYAAGVSFELQKKPDAALEEFMLAAISDPANEELVLDVARQLIRKRNEPSSDKVLALLRRAARQPTASAAIDAMLGVALAQAGQLDEALAASRIAIKKDPKHFQGWQTAAQVHLQANRPQDALKVIDEAAKIANGLGPLTDVADLYGTWLRANAAKIDVVKPRILSVVEDAVKLQPTSPATIQRLAENYRLAGEFSKAADLYSGLLKRFPNQPALRERLIDLYLRGNDHKAATEQLEGVLRQAPNNPQAHFFLGAIAHEQKDYDKAAGLFEQALRLDPTMEQAYWELVSVRFAQDKTKEVLEVLARARTRFPESFILEFYSGLAHSRLKDYAKSATHLTKAEAIATKDEPARLTHAFYFQLGAAHERNKNISEAERYFEMSLKLQPDFAEALNYLGYMWAERGVNLDRARVMIEQAVKQEPENAAFLDSLGWVLFKLGKHKEALDWLIKSAQHLKEPDATIFDHIGDVYLALNQPAKAREHWTKALSIEPDNADIKKKLADPGKQ from the coding sequence ATGCCCATGCGGCGGCCCATCCAATCGACCTGCACCGCGCTTGCGTGCGCGCTCGCGCTTTGGTGCGGGTGCGCCTCGCCGGGACCGGCGGATTCTTCCGGGGCTTCCGGTGCGGCGATGCCTGCCGCCAGGCAGGCGGCAAAGGCGAAGCCTGCACCCGCACCGGCAACCGCCGGGCCTTCCATCGCGGAGCAGATTGAACAACGCGCGCAGGCGCTCGCACACTACGCGGCCGGCGTGAGCTTCGAGCTCCAGAAGAAGCCGGACGCCGCGCTCGAGGAGTTCATGCTCGCGGCCATCAGCGACCCGGCAAACGAGGAACTCGTGCTCGACGTCGCCCGCCAGCTCATCCGCAAGCGCAACGAGCCATCATCCGACAAGGTGCTCGCGCTCCTGCGCCGGGCGGCCCGGCAGCCCACGGCCAGCGCCGCGATTGACGCGATGCTCGGCGTCGCGCTCGCGCAAGCCGGCCAGCTCGACGAGGCGCTCGCCGCGAGCCGCATCGCGATCAAGAAAGACCCGAAGCACTTCCAGGGCTGGCAGACCGCCGCCCAGGTTCACCTGCAGGCGAACCGCCCGCAGGATGCGCTGAAGGTAATCGACGAGGCGGCGAAGATCGCGAACGGCCTCGGGCCGCTCACCGACGTCGCGGACCTTTACGGCACATGGCTCCGCGCGAACGCGGCGAAGATCGACGTCGTCAAGCCGCGGATTCTCTCGGTGGTGGAGGACGCCGTGAAGCTTCAGCCCACGTCGCCCGCGACCATCCAGCGGCTCGCGGAAAACTACCGGCTCGCGGGGGAATTCTCCAAGGCGGCGGACCTCTACTCCGGCTTGCTGAAGCGCTTCCCCAACCAGCCCGCATTGCGCGAGCGGCTCATCGACCTCTACCTGCGCGGCAACGACCACAAGGCGGCCACCGAGCAGCTCGAAGGTGTGCTGCGCCAGGCTCCCAACAATCCGCAGGCGCACTTCTTCCTCGGCGCCATCGCGCACGAGCAGAAAGACTACGACAAGGCGGCGGGACTCTTCGAGCAGGCGCTCCGGCTCGACCCGACGATGGAGCAGGCCTACTGGGAGTTGGTTTCCGTGCGCTTCGCACAGGACAAGACGAAGGAAGTCCTGGAGGTGCTCGCGCGCGCGCGGACGCGGTTTCCGGAGAGTTTCATCCTCGAATTCTACAGCGGACTGGCGCACAGCCGGCTGAAGGACTACGCGAAATCCGCCACGCACCTCACGAAGGCCGAGGCGATCGCAACGAAAGACGAACCGGCGCGCCTCACGCATGCGTTCTACTTCCAGCTCGGGGCCGCGCACGAGCGCAACAAGAACATCTCCGAAGCCGAGCGCTACTTCGAGATGAGCCTCAAGCTGCAACCCGACTTCGCCGAGGCACTCAACTACCTCGGCTACATGTGGGCCGAACGCGGCGTGAACCTCGACCGCGCCAGGGTGATGATCGAGCAGGCGGTGAAGCAGGAACCCGAAAACGCCGCCTTCCTCGACAGCCTCGGCTGGGTGCTCTTCAAGCTCGGCAAGCACAAGGAAGCCCTCGACTGGCTGATCAAGTCCGCGCAGCACTTGAAGGAACCCGACGCCACGATCTTCGACCATATCGGCGACGTGTATCTCGCGCTCAACCAACCCGCCAAGGCCCGCGAGCACTGGACCAAGGCCCTCTCCATCGAACCCGACAACGCCGACATCAAGAAGAAGCTTGCCGACCCGGGAAAGCAGTGA
- a CDS encoding DUF2203 family protein — MRGASTPGRFQPPTTHSTPSRSVPFRFKHHYTIAEARELLPKVSQWLVKARKAREDYLRLEDRVGGLLRGGADVGGDLANRWVRALADLRDILREFHSREIEVKDLDRGLVDFPGIVGGKEVFLCWEEGEEDIEFWHDLESGYAGRTRLE; from the coding sequence CTGCGTGGAGCGAGCACACCGGGCCGTTTCCAGCCGCCGACGACGCACTCCACACCTTCACGCTCCGTGCCCTTCCGATTCAAGCATCACTACACCATCGCCGAGGCGCGGGAACTTCTCCCGAAGGTCAGCCAGTGGCTCGTGAAGGCGCGGAAGGCGCGCGAGGACTACCTGCGGCTCGAAGACCGCGTCGGGGGATTGCTCCGCGGCGGGGCCGACGTGGGCGGTGACCTGGCCAATCGCTGGGTCCGCGCCTTGGCTGACTTGCGCGACATCCTGCGCGAGTTTCATTCCCGGGAAATCGAGGTGAAGGACCTCGACCGCGGCCTGGTGGACTTCCCGGGCATCGTCGGCGGCAAGGAAGTCTTCCTGTGCTGGGAGGAAGGCGAGGAAGACATCGAGTTCTGGCACGACCTCGAATCGGGCTACGCCGGCCGCACGCGGCTGGAGTAA
- a CDS encoding penicillin-binding protein activator LpoB, with protein sequence MKSPLLLTTAVAVLLVACATGKVSRIEPTGERAVTTAGGIDIKDWLTASEAMIQSLLSSGRIVTPPDSAAVMAISRIANNTTQQVDTDLLVKNIRIALNKSGKIVTTTTVGLGGTAEDPLAKELAAKRAAAGGPNRVPDPSYTLSGKILENRQQQGNAKTTSYVFQLSLTDVNGIAVWEDQKIISKYSKRTFLGL encoded by the coding sequence ATGAAATCTCCCCTCCTGCTCACTACCGCCGTGGCCGTGCTGCTCGTGGCTTGCGCCACCGGCAAAGTCTCGCGCATCGAGCCGACCGGCGAGCGCGCGGTCACCACCGCGGGCGGCATTGACATCAAGGACTGGCTCACGGCGTCCGAGGCGATGATCCAGTCGCTGCTGAGCTCCGGTCGCATCGTGACGCCACCCGACTCGGCGGCGGTCATGGCCATCAGCCGCATCGCGAACAACACGACGCAGCAGGTGGACACCGACCTGCTCGTGAAGAACATCCGCATCGCGCTGAACAAGAGCGGGAAGATCGTCACCACCACGACCGTCGGCCTCGGCGGCACGGCCGAGGACCCGCTCGCGAAGGAGCTGGCCGCCAAGCGCGCCGCCGCCGGCGGGCCGAACCGCGTCCCCGACCCGAGCTACACGCTGTCCGGAAAGATCCTCGAAAACCGGCAGCAACAGGGCAACGCGAAGACGACCTCCTATGTCTTCCAACTGTCGCTCACGGATGTGAACGGCATCGCGGTCTGGGAGGATCAGAAAATCATCTCGAAGTATTCGAAGCGGACGTTCCTCGGACTGTGA
- a CDS encoding DUF1425 domain-containing protein → MNATTPLLAAFAVLVLAGCRSTGVNTVERAQTVGERHLVSDKRVITDRSLNRAVRIIGLSEGATPDGFIKVQVEVHNTGPWKKSFSYKVEWFDANGVLVDTPASTSITRQIEGGEALFLTAVAPNATAKDFRFKFMETP, encoded by the coding sequence ATGAACGCCACGACTCCCCTGCTCGCCGCATTCGCCGTGCTCGTGCTCGCGGGCTGCCGCAGCACCGGCGTCAACACCGTCGAGCGCGCGCAGACCGTCGGCGAGCGCCACCTCGTCTCCGACAAACGGGTCATCACGGATCGCAGCCTCAACCGCGCGGTGCGGATCATCGGTTTGTCCGAGGGCGCGACACCGGACGGCTTCATCAAGGTGCAGGTCGAGGTGCACAACACCGGCCCGTGGAAGAAGAGCTTCAGCTACAAAGTGGAGTGGTTCGATGCGAACGGGGTGCTCGTGGACACGCCGGCCAGCACGTCGATCACCCGGCAGATTGAGGGCGGCGAAGCGCTCTTCCTGACCGCGGTCGCGCCGAACGCCACCGCGAAGGATTTTCGATTCAAGTTCATGGAAACGCCGTGA
- a CDS encoding sulfatase: MIRRLTCALFLAVPLAAMTRAADVPKPNVIVINIDDLGYADIEPFGSKLHPTPNLKRLAAEGMKLTSFYGAPVCSPSRSSLMTGCYPKRVGVPAVLFPAGATGINASELTVAELLKLRGYTTAIVGKWHLGDQPEFLPTRHGFDHYFGLPYSNDMGPAADGVKSNLGDPLPANPKGAGQPPLPLLRGEKVIQRVLAEDQTTLVARYTDEAVKFIKASKDKPFFLYLPHTAVHFPLYPGKAFQGKSGHGLYGDWVAEVDWSVGQVVDTVRELGLGAKTLVLFTSDNGGTARGSNAPLRGFKASTWEGGMREPTIAWWPGRIPPGTSSDAIASMMDVLPTVVKLAGGAVPADRKLDGVDLWPVLSGSAKESSRDAFFYFAGNQLQAVRSGPWKLQLIVPGQGAGAAKKANAKKDADKQAAPPKVPRLYNLTADIGETTDVSDTNPEVVKRLMTFVEKMDSDLGRDGTGPGVRPSGRVQNPQPLIGHDGKVREGFEAAQ; the protein is encoded by the coding sequence ATGATCCGCCGCCTCACTTGTGCGCTGTTCCTTGCTGTCCCGCTGGCCGCGATGACGCGGGCTGCGGATGTCCCGAAACCCAATGTCATCGTCATCAACATCGACGACCTCGGCTACGCGGACATCGAGCCGTTCGGCTCCAAGCTCCACCCCACGCCAAACCTCAAGCGCCTCGCCGCCGAAGGGATGAAGCTCACGAGCTTCTACGGCGCGCCCGTGTGCTCGCCGTCGCGCTCGTCGCTCATGACGGGCTGCTACCCGAAACGCGTCGGCGTGCCCGCGGTGCTGTTCCCCGCGGGCGCGACGGGCATCAACGCGAGCGAACTCACCGTGGCCGAGTTGCTCAAGTTGCGCGGCTACACGACGGCCATCGTGGGCAAGTGGCACCTCGGCGACCAGCCGGAGTTCCTGCCGACGCGGCACGGCTTCGACCATTACTTCGGCCTGCCCTACTCGAATGACATGGGCCCCGCCGCGGATGGCGTGAAAAGCAACCTCGGCGACCCGTTGCCCGCGAATCCGAAAGGCGCCGGCCAGCCCCCGCTGCCGCTGTTGCGCGGCGAAAAGGTCATCCAGCGCGTGCTCGCCGAGGACCAGACCACGCTCGTCGCGCGTTACACGGATGAGGCGGTGAAGTTCATCAAGGCCAGCAAGGACAAGCCGTTCTTCCTCTACCTGCCGCACACCGCGGTGCACTTCCCGCTTTATCCCGGCAAGGCGTTTCAGGGCAAGTCAGGCCACGGACTCTACGGCGACTGGGTTGCCGAGGTGGACTGGAGCGTCGGGCAGGTCGTGGACACCGTCCGCGAACTCGGACTCGGCGCGAAAACGCTCGTGCTCTTCACCTCCGACAACGGCGGCACCGCGCGCGGGTCGAACGCGCCGCTGCGCGGCTTCAAGGCGAGCACATGGGAAGGCGGCATGCGCGAGCCGACCATCGCGTGGTGGCCGGGACGGATTCCACCCGGCACGAGCAGCGACGCCATCGCCAGCATGATGGACGTGCTGCCGACCGTCGTGAAACTCGCCGGCGGGGCCGTTCCCGCCGACCGCAAGCTCGACGGTGTGGACCTCTGGCCCGTGCTCAGCGGCAGCGCGAAGGAATCCTCGCGCGACGCTTTTTTCTACTTCGCCGGCAACCAGCTTCAAGCCGTGCGCTCCGGCCCGTGGAAGCTCCAACTCATCGTGCCCGGTCAGGGCGCGGGCGCCGCGAAGAAAGCCAACGCAAAGAAGGACGCCGACAAACAAGCCGCGCCGCCCAAAGTCCCGCGCCTTTACAACCTCACCGCCGACATCGGCGAGACCACGGACGTCTCCGACACGAATCCCGAGGTCGTGAAACGACTGATGACGTTCGTCGAGAAGATGGACTCCGACCTCGGCCGTGACGGCACCGGTCCCGGCGTGCGCCCCTCCGGCCGCGTGCAGAATCCACAACCCCTCATCGGCCACGACGGCAAAGTCCGCGAAGGCTTCGAGGCCGCGCAGTGA
- a CDS encoding sialate O-acetylesterase, which produces MNGTAPMLSLRSRAVILAAIATFSVTPVRADVKLPALFSDHLVLQRGVAAPVWGWADPGEQITVTIAGQTKSATADAQGQWMVKLDPLASGDALTLTVKGRNTLTVKDVLAGEVWLGSGQSNMAMTVNRAKDFGSEQAAATFPRIRMFTERSAASATEQTAPRGEWVVCAPDTVGTFSATAYFFGRELHRALDVPVGLINSSVGGTPIESWIAPGAQTAAPELKGFFESARNAKKAADPAQAKAKFEKDLAKWQDDAKKARAEGKPAPKRPQDPAAVAERRGNVGGLFNGKIAPLVPFAIRGALWYQGEANSMPEKAPFYHAQLSLLVTDWRARWAQEFPFAWVQLPNFGGPGRDWPAVREAMLKTLALPKTGMAITIDIGEEKDIHPKNKQDVGRRLAMWALADVYGKKDIAASGPLPAGHEVRGGDVTLSFKHTNGGLVAKGGELKGFTIAGEDRTFVPATAKIVGDKVIVSAPGVKQPQAVRYAWENWPTCNLYNGAGLPASPFRTDDWK; this is translated from the coding sequence ATGAACGGCACTGCCCCGATGCTCTCCCTGCGCTCTCGCGCCGTGATTCTCGCCGCCATCGCGACTTTCAGCGTCACTCCCGTCCGCGCCGATGTGAAACTCCCCGCGCTGTTTTCCGATCACCTGGTGCTGCAACGCGGAGTCGCCGCTCCCGTGTGGGGCTGGGCTGACCCGGGCGAGCAAATCACCGTCACGATCGCGGGCCAAACCAAGTCCGCCACCGCCGACGCGCAGGGCCAATGGATGGTGAAGCTCGACCCGCTGGCGTCCGGCGACGCGCTCACGCTCACCGTGAAAGGCAGGAACACGCTCACGGTCAAGGACGTGCTGGCGGGCGAAGTGTGGCTCGGCTCCGGCCAGTCGAACATGGCCATGACCGTGAATCGCGCGAAGGACTTCGGCTCCGAACAAGCCGCGGCGACTTTCCCGCGCATTCGAATGTTCACCGAGCGCAGCGCGGCGTCCGCGACCGAGCAGACGGCGCCGCGCGGCGAGTGGGTCGTCTGCGCGCCCGACACGGTCGGCACGTTTTCAGCCACGGCCTATTTCTTCGGACGCGAGTTGCACCGCGCGCTCGATGTCCCGGTCGGCCTCATCAATTCATCCGTCGGCGGCACGCCGATCGAGTCGTGGATTGCGCCCGGCGCACAAACGGCCGCGCCGGAGTTGAAGGGCTTCTTCGAGTCCGCCCGCAATGCGAAGAAAGCCGCCGACCCCGCGCAGGCGAAGGCGAAGTTTGAGAAAGACCTCGCCAAGTGGCAGGACGACGCGAAGAAAGCCAGGGCCGAGGGCAAGCCCGCGCCGAAGCGCCCGCAGGACCCGGCCGCGGTCGCCGAACGCCGCGGCAACGTGGGCGGACTTTTCAACGGCAAGATCGCGCCGCTCGTGCCCTTCGCCATCCGCGGCGCGCTTTGGTATCAGGGCGAGGCGAACTCGATGCCGGAGAAGGCGCCGTTCTACCACGCGCAGCTTTCGTTGCTCGTGACCGACTGGCGCGCGCGATGGGCGCAGGAATTCCCGTTCGCGTGGGTGCAGCTCCCGAATTTCGGCGGGCCCGGTCGCGACTGGCCCGCGGTGCGCGAGGCGATGCTCAAGACGCTCGCGCTGCCGAAGACCGGCATGGCCATCACGATCGACATCGGCGAGGAGAAGGACATCCACCCGAAGAACAAGCAGGACGTCGGCAGGCGTCTCGCGATGTGGGCGCTCGCGGATGTTTACGGGAAGAAGGACATCGCCGCGAGCGGCCCGCTGCCGGCGGGACACGAAGTGCGCGGTGGCGATGTGACGCTCAGCTTCAAGCACACGAACGGCGGACTTGTCGCAAAGGGCGGCGAGTTGAAGGGCTTCACAATCGCCGGCGAGGACAGGACATTCGTGCCCGCCACCGCGAAGATCGTCGGCGACAAGGTGATCGTGTCGGCTCCCGGCGTGAAGCAGCCGCAGGCCGTGCGCTACGCGTGGGAGAACTGGCCGACGTGCAACCTCTACAACGGCGCCGGCCTTCCCGCCTCTCCCTTCCGCACGGACGATTGGAAATAG
- a CDS encoding peptidase: MNRIVGLETEYGCLTADLAGPPGAIGRVRNWVFDKHRYGLADLHQRDWDEPAGNGGFLFNGGRCYVDMGHLEYCTPECLSLLDVLRYDAAGDAILCECLRALKLADSVSFIRNNVDHYSGATFGCHENYLVRRTVPLTEVNIQSLLSFLTLRVLFAGAGRVGASLSAESRGEIVRTGTDSPFQISQRADYINNDLFEWVQFNRAIINTRDEPLADARKYRRLHLLHGDTSMLPTTLLLKVGTTALMLDLLELDHMPRIALADAVMSFRALSHQPDGPWQVPMADGRCQHAVELLQRFHQQAKSEFRGRDDETDTLLLIWGDVLKDLENDPMRLVGRVDWITKRFLFQQFIDREGLDWGDPWLRSQDLEFHHTDARRSLGHALAATPAAWQLTDADVLEATHQPPANTRAHARSRLMHLLRHQTFRYFVDWEVIDAEGFNSLNLLNPFDPQPDEGEQWVRQLRGLVP; the protein is encoded by the coding sequence ATGAACCGCATCGTCGGCCTCGAAACGGAATACGGCTGCCTTACCGCAGACCTCGCCGGCCCGCCCGGCGCCATCGGCCGCGTGCGCAACTGGGTCTTCGACAAGCATCGCTACGGACTGGCCGACCTCCATCAGCGCGACTGGGATGAACCCGCGGGCAACGGCGGCTTCCTCTTCAACGGCGGCCGCTGCTACGTGGACATGGGCCACCTCGAATACTGCACTCCCGAATGCCTCTCGCTGCTCGATGTGCTCCGTTACGATGCCGCGGGCGACGCCATCCTCTGCGAGTGCTTGCGCGCGCTGAAACTCGCCGACTCCGTGAGCTTCATCCGCAACAACGTGGACCACTACTCGGGCGCGACCTTCGGGTGCCACGAGAATTATCTCGTCCGCCGCACGGTGCCGCTGACGGAGGTGAACATCCAGTCGCTGCTGTCGTTCCTCACATTGCGCGTGCTCTTCGCGGGCGCGGGCCGTGTCGGCGCGTCGCTCAGCGCCGAGTCGCGCGGCGAAATCGTCCGCACCGGCACCGACAGCCCGTTTCAAATCAGCCAGCGCGCGGACTACATCAACAACGACCTGTTCGAGTGGGTGCAGTTCAACCGCGCCATCATCAACACCCGCGATGAACCGCTCGCCGACGCCCGAAAATACCGCCGGCTCCACCTCCTTCACGGCGACACGAGCATGCTCCCGACCACGCTCCTGCTCAAGGTCGGCACCACCGCGCTCATGCTTGACCTGCTCGAACTCGATCACATGCCGCGCATCGCGCTCGCCGACGCCGTGATGTCCTTCCGCGCGCTCTCGCACCAACCCGACGGCCCGTGGCAGGTGCCGATGGCCGATGGCCGCTGCCAGCACGCGGTCGAGCTGCTCCAGCGATTTCATCAACAGGCCAAGTCCGAGTTCCGCGGTCGCGACGACGAAACCGACACGCTGCTGTTGATCTGGGGCGATGTGCTGAAGGACCTGGAGAACGATCCGATGCGGCTTGTCGGCCGCGTGGACTGGATCACCAAGCGCTTTCTCTTCCAGCAATTCATCGACCGTGAGGGCCTCGACTGGGGCGACCCGTGGTTGCGGTCTCAAGACCTCGAGTTTCACCACACCGACGCGCGTCGCAGCCTCGGGCACGCGCTCGCCGCGACGCCTGCGGCGTGGCAACTGACCGATGCCGACGTGCTCGAGGCGACGCACCAGCCGCCCGCCAACACACGCGCCCACGCCCGCTCGCGCCTCATGCACCTGCTCCGGCACCAGACCTTCCGCTACTTTGTGGACTGGGAGGTGATCGACGCCGAGGGCTTCAACTCGCTCAACCTCCTGAATCCGTTCGACCCGCAGCCTGACGAAGGCGAGCAGTGGGTCCGCCAACTGCGCGGCCTCGTGCCGTGA
- a CDS encoding ParB/RepB/Spo0J family partition protein: MTKSALGRGLGALLGGAAPSNRPVVPTPPPVQPELPRAAAESQAAVPAPPATAPDGRERVELIPLANLRPCPLQPRKDFAPDSIKELADSIREQGILQPLIVRARGGGFELIAGERRWRAAQSLGLADVPAIVREADDRKVLEMALIENLQRENLNPIEEAQGYAQLISQFQLTQESVSTQVGKSRVAVTNALRLLRLPGEVQSHVRNGLLSVGHAKVILGLPSPAEQLLAVDRVLKDGLNVRQTEELVAKLLEPTASITTRGADKGAKPVARDIHVVDLEHRLAQRFGTKVWLRYRKGKGAVEIKFYSDDELQRVLEVAGVKVD; the protein is encoded by the coding sequence ATGACGAAAAGTGCCCTCGGCCGCGGCCTCGGCGCGCTGCTTGGCGGAGCCGCGCCTTCCAACCGACCGGTCGTCCCGACGCCGCCGCCGGTTCAACCCGAACTCCCGCGCGCGGCGGCGGAATCCCAAGCCGCGGTTCCCGCTCCGCCCGCGACCGCGCCGGACGGCCGCGAGCGCGTCGAACTCATCCCGCTCGCGAATCTCCGGCCGTGCCCGCTCCAGCCGCGCAAGGACTTCGCGCCCGACTCGATCAAGGAACTCGCGGACTCCATCCGCGAGCAGGGCATCCTGCAGCCGCTGATTGTCCGCGCGCGCGGCGGCGGGTTTGAACTCATCGCGGGCGAGCGGCGGTGGCGGGCGGCGCAATCGCTCGGCCTCGCGGACGTGCCGGCGATCGTGCGCGAAGCCGACGACCGCAAGGTGCTCGAGATGGCGCTCATCGAAAACCTCCAGCGCGAGAACCTCAACCCGATCGAGGAGGCGCAGGGATACGCGCAGCTCATCTCGCAGTTCCAGCTCACGCAGGAAAGCGTCTCGACGCAGGTTGGCAAGAGCCGCGTGGCGGTCACGAACGCGTTGCGACTGCTCCGGCTTCCCGGCGAAGTCCAGTCGCACGTCCGCAACGGCCTGTTGTCGGTCGGCCACGCGAAGGTCATCCTCGGTCTGCCGAGTCCAGCCGAGCAATTGCTCGCCGTGGATCGTGTGCTCAAGGACGGCTTGAACGTGCGCCAGACCGAGGAACTCGTGGCCAAGCTGCTCGAACCCACCGCGAGCATCACCACGCGTGGCGCGGACAAGGGCGCGAAGCCCGTCGCGCGCGACATCCATGTGGTGGACCTTGAGCACCGGCTCGCGCAACGCTTCGGCACGAAAGTCTGGCTCCGCTACCGCAAGGGCAAGGGCGCGGTGGAGATCAAGTTTTACAGCGACGACGAGTTGCAGCGCGTGCTCGAAGTCGCGGGTGTGAAGGTGGATTGA
- a CDS encoding Mrp/NBP35 family ATP-binding protein has product MVTQESILEALKAVRYPGYSRDIVSFGLVKHVAAGAGAVNVRLELTSPNVEAGRALKSGCEQVLRALPGVEHVFVEVKQPQPAPGAPAAGAPQPARRLPGIGRIVAVASGKGGVGKSTCSVNLACALAQLGLEVGLLDCDIYGPSIPLMMGVRQRPFVSEDEKLVPPMNHGVKLMSMGFLLDGDQPVIWRGPMIQKTIQQFITQVEWGRLDILLVDLPPGTGDAQLSLCQTVPLDGGVIVTTPQEASLGVVRKGIAMFQKVNVPILGIVENMSYFTAPDGSRVDIFGHGGGKSESARQGFTFLGEVPIFVEIREGGDSGVPAVVSTPKGPAGQAFHAIAKALQSELE; this is encoded by the coding sequence ATGGTGACGCAGGAATCCATCCTCGAAGCGCTCAAAGCCGTGAGATATCCCGGCTACTCGCGCGACATCGTCTCGTTCGGGCTCGTGAAACACGTCGCCGCCGGCGCCGGCGCGGTGAACGTCCGGCTTGAACTGACCTCACCCAACGTCGAGGCCGGGCGCGCGCTCAAGTCCGGCTGCGAGCAGGTTCTCCGCGCGTTGCCCGGCGTCGAGCACGTGTTCGTGGAGGTGAAGCAACCGCAACCCGCGCCGGGCGCGCCGGCCGCGGGCGCACCGCAACCCGCGCGACGCCTGCCGGGCATCGGTCGCATCGTCGCGGTCGCGAGCGGCAAGGGCGGCGTCGGCAAATCCACCTGCTCGGTGAACCTCGCCTGCGCGCTCGCGCAACTCGGCCTCGAAGTGGGCTTGCTCGACTGCGACATCTACGGCCCGAGCATCCCGCTGATGATGGGCGTGCGGCAGCGGCCGTTCGTGAGCGAGGATGAAAAACTCGTGCCGCCGATGAACCACGGCGTGAAACTCATGAGCATGGGCTTCCTGCTCGATGGCGACCAGCCGGTGATCTGGCGCGGGCCAATGATCCAGAAAACCATCCAGCAGTTCATCACGCAGGTCGAGTGGGGCCGCCTCGACATCCTGCTCGTCGATCTTCCGCCCGGCACGGGGGACGCGCAGCTCTCGCTCTGCCAGACTGTGCCGCTCGACGGCGGCGTCATCGTCACCACACCGCAGGAGGCTTCGCTCGGCGTCGTGCGAAAGGGCATCGCCATGTTTCAGAAGGTCAACGTGCCCATTCTCGGCATCGTGGAAAACATGAGCTACTTCACCGCGCCCGACGGCTCGCGCGTGGACATCTTCGGCCACGGCGGCGGCAAGTCGGAGTCGGCGCGGCAGGGCTTCACGTTCCTGGGCGAAGTGCCGATCTTCGTGGAAATCCGCGAGGGCGGCGACAGCGGCGTTCCCGCGGTGGTCAGCACTCCGAAGGGACCGGCGGGACAGGCGTTCCACGCGATCGCGAAGGCGCTGCAGTCGGAACTGGAGTGA